Below is a genomic region from Demequina sp..
AGCAGCTCGACGAGTACGGGGTTGACGCCATCCGCCTGACGATGGCGTTCGCCGCCCCCCCGGAGGACGACATCGACTGGGCGGACGTGTCGCCGACCGGATCCGCGAAGTTCCTCGCCCGTGCCTGGCGGCTCGCGCGCGACGTGACGTCGGAGCCTGGGGTGGACCCGGAAACGGGCGATGCGAAGCTGCGCGCGGTGACCCACCGCACCCTCGCGGACTGCGCGGAGCTCGTGGAGCACTTCCGCTTCAACGTGGTCGTGGCGCGCGTCATGGAACTCGTGAACGCGACCCGCAAGGCCATCGACAGCGGCGCCGGGCCGGCGGACCCCGCCGTGCGGGAGGCCGCCGAGGCGGTCGCCATCCTGCTGAGCCTGTTCGCGCCGTACTGCGCCGAGGACATGTGGGCGATGCTCGGCCACGAGAACGTCGCGCTCGCCGGCTACCCGGCCTGGGACGAGGCGCTGCTCGTGCAGGAGTCGGTGACGTGCGTGGTGCAGATTCGCGGCAAGGTGCGCGCGCGCCTTGAGGTGCCCCCGTCGATCGACGAGCACGCCCTGCGCGAGCTTGCCCTCGCCGAGCCGGTGATTGTGCGCGCGCTCGATGGCGCCGAGGTTCGCACGGTGATTGTGCGTGCTCCGGGACTCGTGAACATCGTCCCGGTCTAGTGCGGTGACACCGTGCGCGTTGCACAGCGGCCCGCACGTCACTAGCGTGGCGCCATGACGCCGACGGTCGCCGTTGTGACCGACTCCGCGGCCTCGCTGCCTGCAGGTCTCGCGCAGAAGTGGGGCGTCCGCGTGGTGCCGCTGCAGGTGATCGTCGACGGCGTGTCCCACGCCGAGGGCGCGGAGATCTCGCCGGACCAGGTGCTCGCGCATCTCCAGGCCGGCGCGAGCGTCACCACGTCTCAGCCGAACGCCGCCGCCTTTGACGAGGCGTACGCGGAGGCCGCCGCGGCGGGTGCCACCGCGGTCGTGGCCGTCATCCTCTCGGCAAAGCTCTCGGGGACGGCGTCCGTGGCGCAGGCGGCGGCGGCCAATGCCGCCGTGCCCGTGACCGTCGTGGACTCGGGGACGGTCGCGATGGCCGTGGGCTACGCGGCGATTGCGGCGGCCGCCCTCGCCGCGACCGGTGCCGACGCCGACGCCGTGGCCGCCGAGGCGCGCAGGGTCTGCGCCTCATCCGTGTGCATGTTCACCGTGGACTCCCTGGACGCGCTGCGCAGGGGTGGGCGGTTGTCGCCGACCGCCGCCGCGCTCGGCAAGGCGCTCGGCGTCCGCCCCATTCTTGAGGTTCGCGACGGCGAAGTGGTGCTGCTCGATCGCGTGCGCAGCACCGCCCGCGCCCGTGCCGCTCTCATCGAGTGCGCGGAGGAGGCGATCGCGGAGCGGCTCAGGCCCGCGGTCGCCGTCATGGCGCTCGGCGAGGGCGACTACCTGGAGGACGCCGCCCGCGCCATCGAGGCGTCGAGCCCTCGCGTCGCGATGACGGTGCGCACGACCGTCTCCGCGGTGCTGTCCGCGCACGCCGGGCCCGGCGCGCTCGCGGTGGTGGTCGTGGACCTGCCAGAGCGCGTTCTGTAGCCGCGTCCCCAAACCACGGCCCGACGGCGGTCATCCCCAGGCGCCCCCGGCACCTTGGTGAGGGGTGCGGCTTGGGCTCCTAACGTCGGCCTGGTGACGGAGACAGACTCACGCTGGCAGGACTCGCTTGCCGCGGCCGCGGCGCGCGCCTACGAGGCGGCGCACGGCTCGGCGATTCCGGAGACGCGCCGCGGACTGCGGCTGCGCATGACGTGGCGGCAGGCAGTGGCGGGCGCGCTGTGTCTCGCGATACTTGCGGGCGGTGCATGGTGGTTTACCAGGCCCGACGCCGTGGGGGCCGTGCCCTTGGCAGAGGCGAGCGTCGGGCCGAGCGAGGACGCGGTCGGGCTCGTAGTGGACGTCTCTGGGGCGGTGGAGGCGCCAGGGCTCGTGGAGCTGACGATGGGTGCGCGCGTCGCTGATGCGATCGATGCCGCCGGCGGTGCGAGCGCGGACGCCGTGCTCGACGACCTCAACCTCGCCCGGCACCTCAACGACGGCGAGCAGATCGTGGTGCCGCGCAAGGGAGACGCCGAGGCGGCGGAAGGGGGCGGCCCCGTGAACCTGAATCGCGCGAACGCCGAGCAGCTTGAGCAGCTGCCGGGCGTGGGTCCCGTGCTCGCGGAGCGCATCGTCGCCGATCGCGAGGCGAACGGGCCGTTCGCTTCGGTCGAGGACCTTGGGCGAGTGCAGGGGGTCGGCGATGCGATCGTCGGCGCGCTCGCCGACCTCGCCACCGTGTGACGTGTCGCCGCACGACGCTCGGCTCGCTCCCGCGGCAGGCGCGGCATGGCTCGCGGCCGCGTGCGCGTGGCGTCAGTGGGGCTGGTGGCCCGTTCTTGCGGTGTGCATCGCGCTCGCGCTCGGGACGTTCCGGCGGTCCGCGCGCCCGGCCATGCTCCTCGCCGCGCTCGCGGGACTAGCGGGGCTCTTCGCGGGGAGCCTGGCGGTCGGCGCGGCACGGCCGGTCATGGACGCCGTGGGGTCGAGTGCTGAGCTCCTAGGGGTCGCGGAGACCGATGCCGCGCCCGGAACCGCCGGTCCCACGGAAGGGCTGTGGCGGGTGGAGGTGACAATCCGGTCGGTCGACGGCGTCCCGGCGAGGGCGCGAGTCGTGGTCTGGGGGGACGAGCAGTGGTCGAGAGTTGCGCGCGGCCAGCGGCTCGAGCTGCGCGGCGAGTTGGCCCCTGCCGATGGGGGCGCGGTGGCGCTCATGTGGCGGCCGCGGATGGTCTTGGCGTCGCCGGCGAGGGGGCTCGATGCCGCCGTCGCCGGACTGAGGGACGGTCTGAGGGACGCGACCGAAGGGCTACCCGAGCGCCTGCGTCCACTCACCCGCGGCATGGTGATCGGGGACGACTCGGGTATGGCGGCCGGCCAGCGGGCGCAGATGTCGTGGGCGGGTCTGACGCACCTCACGGCCGTGTCCGGCTCGCACTTCGCGATCGTGCTCGTTGCCGTGACGGCTCTATTGCGCGCGTTGACGCGGTCGCGTCGGCTGGTCGCGATCGTGACCGGGGCCGCGATGGGGCTGTTGGTGTGCCTTGTGTTCCCCGAGCCGTCGGTGGTGCGCGCGGCCACGATGGCCGCGGCCATCTGCGCCGCGCTGTGGTGGGGCCGGCCGGCGCAGGCGCTGCCCGCCCTCAGCTGCGGAGTCGTGGCCGTTGCGGTGCTGGATCCGCGCCTGTCGTGCGAGCCGGGATTC
It encodes:
- a CDS encoding DegV family protein, with product MTPTVAVVTDSAASLPAGLAQKWGVRVVPLQVIVDGVSHAEGAEISPDQVLAHLQAGASVTTSQPNAAAFDEAYAEAAAAGATAVVAVILSAKLSGTASVAQAAAANAAVPVTVVDSGTVAMAVGYAAIAAAALAATGADADAVAAEARRVCASSVCMFTVDSLDALRRGGRLSPTAAALGKALGVRPILEVRDGEVVLLDRVRSTARARAALIECAEEAIAERLRPAVAVMALGEGDYLEDAARAIEASSPRVAMTVRTTVSAVLSAHAGPGALAVVVVDLPERVL
- a CDS encoding ComEA family DNA-binding protein, which codes for MTETDSRWQDSLAAAAARAYEAAHGSAIPETRRGLRLRMTWRQAVAGALCLAILAGGAWWFTRPDAVGAVPLAEASVGPSEDAVGLVVDVSGAVEAPGLVELTMGARVADAIDAAGGASADAVLDDLNLARHLNDGEQIVVPRKGDAEAAEGGGPVNLNRANAEQLEQLPGVGPVLAERIVADREANGPFASVEDLGRVQGVGDAIVGALADLATV
- a CDS encoding ComEC/Rec2 family competence protein yields the protein MSPHDARLAPAAGAAWLAAACAWRQWGWWPVLAVCIALALGTFRRSARPAMLLAALAGLAGLFAGSLAVGAARPVMDAVGSSAELLGVAETDAAPGTAGPTEGLWRVEVTIRSVDGVPARARVVVWGDEQWSRVARGQRLELRGELAPADGGAVALMWRPRMVLASPARGLDAAVAGLRDGLRDATEGLPERLRPLTRGMVIGDDSGMAAGQRAQMSWAGLTHLTAVSGSHFAIVLVAVTALLRALTRSRRLVAIVTGAAMGLLVCLVFPEPSVVRAATMAAAICAALWWGRPAQALPALSCGVVAVAVLDPRLSCEPGFAMSVAAVAAIALWAPPLAKRFERSLAPSLAHPLAVCFAAQAAVLPLLALIGGESRPGRWRRISRSAGAPPRSRSSVSPRSWLLP